In Halobacteria archaeon AArc-dxtr1, the sequence ATTCCCGCCGGCGTCGGCTCCAGCCCTGCCGGTGCGTTGTCCATGAAGTAATCTTCGACGATGAATTCGGCGACCGCCGGCAGCTCCTCGCGCTCGGTCTCGGGCAGGTCGCGCAGCCGGGTGGGCTGGCCGAGCGCGTCCCGGAGCTCCGCAACCGCGTCGACGACCGCCTCGCCGAGTTCCGCTTCGGAGAGTCCGCCCGGATCGACGCCGAGCCCGGCTGCCAACAGCTCGCGGCTCGCGTCGACGCGGGAGAAGAGGTATCGGAGGACGTGCGGGGCGAGGACGGCGTGGACAGCCCCCTGCTGGACGTCGTACCGGCGAGCAAAGCCGTGGCCGAAGGCGTGGATCACCGAGAGCTTTCGGTCGAGCTGGACGAGCAGCGAGCCCGCGACGGCGCGGTCCATCGGCGCCGGATCGGTACCGGGGTCGGTGGCTTCCGCGCCCGAGTCGCTGCCGACGACCCGCGGGAGCGCCTCGGAGAGCAATCTCAGTCCGTGGATCGCCGTCGCGTCGCTGACCGGTGTCGCGTTCCGGGCATAGGGCGTCTCGATTCCCTTGTCGAGGCCATTCATCGCGGATCCCGCCAGGACGCGCGTAGGCGTCGTCTCGAAGAGCGCGGGATCGGCGAAATCGGCGATCGGCATCGCAGAGCCCGAGATCGTGACGGGCTGTCCCGTGGATGATTCGTTGGCCGAGAGGACCTCGAGCGAACCGCCGCTTGAAACGTCGGCGCCGGCGAAGGTGGTGGGAATCACGACGACGTCGGGGCGATCATCGTCGGATGCGGCCGACCCGTCCGACTCAGGCGGACGGACTGTTCCCTCCTCGCGAGCCTCGCGGCGGAGATCCGCGAGCGACCGGTCGTCGGCCGCGAAGGCGGCCGCCTGGCGGGCGATATCTAAACTACTGCCGCCGCCGACGCCGACGAGGACGTCGGCGTCTGCGTGCTCGGCCGTTTCGATCGCCTCGAACGCCGACTCGGCGGTCTTGGCCGGCGTCGTCCCGTCGTATGTGCCAACGTGGCGTTCGCCGAGGCCGTCGCGGATGGGGTTCATCAGGGCGTCGTTGGCGCCCACGTTTGCGCCACAGACGATCAGCGCGCGCTCTCTGTTGTGTTCGGCGAGAACGGCGCCAAGTCCGTCGATGCAGCCGCGGCCGTAGACCAGTTCACAGCCCCGATGCTCGTACTCGAAGGCGTCCGGAACGGGGAGCATAGCTCACAATGGGCGAGAGAGGGCTATCAATGCAACCAATCAGCAGGCCATAACGTTCTAAGGGTACGAGGACACACGATGGGAGTATGACTGGCAAGGGCAGAGACCTCCCCACGCCGCTCTGGGATCCGGAGGTAAACAGGACGATCCAGGAGTCGCTTCCCACCGTCGTCGTCGACGCCTTCGGCGTCCTGACAAGACTCGGCGATGGGGCGACGCTCGTCGCTCTCGCCGTCCTCCTGTACTGGTTCGGCGCCGAACGCAACCGCGCCCAGCGGGCGATGGTCCTCGCGGTCGCCGTCGCGACGCTCGCGCTGGTGGCGGGCATGAAAGGCATTCTCGAGGTCCAGCGACCGCTGTACGCTGCCGAACCGGCGCTCCCGCTCGCGCCGGCGGAGTACGGCGGCTGGAGCACGCCGAGTGCGCACGCGATGGGTGCGGCCGCGGTGTACGGCGCGCTTGCGGTCGTCATGGACGTGGGAACACGCCGACAGCGTTATCTCGGGGCCGGCTTCCTCGTCGTCACGGTCCCCCTCTCGCGGGTCGTTCTCGGCGTCCACTACATCGGAGATGTCGTCCTTGGCGCGGCACTTGGTCTCCTGCTCGTCGCGGTCGCCCTCCGGATCACGACCGACTCGGTCACCCCCATGTTCGGCCTGTCGCTCGTGATCGCGCTCGCGGCGCTCACACTCGGTTCTCAGGAGTTCACCGAGATGGCGATCGGGGCTTCGCTTGGCGGACTCGTCGTCTGGCACGTGGTCAAAGATCGGACGGCCAATCCGATGGGGGCCTCGATGCTCCTGCTGGGCCTGCTCGTCCTGCTCGCGCTTGCCCTCGTTCGTCTCCTCGATGTGTTGATCGCCGTCGACGGCGGGATCACACTCGCCGGCACGGTGACGGTGAGTTTCGTCTCGATCGCCCAGACGGTGGGTTACGCGATCGCCTTCGGCGGGGCGATCGCCGTGCCGTTCGTCGCCGCGAGGCTGAACGATACCGAGGCGGTTCGTCAGCTGCAGACGGCGCTTCCGTTCGAGGGCCGAACCGTCGACCTTGACGCGGTTGGCGAGGAGCCGGCGGTCAGTAATGGAAACGCGGGAGAATAGCAGTAGCTGGGAGTGAAATTTCGGCGTCCAGCGTGTACTCGACAAGATCGAATCAATCAGCCGAGGCGGGGGCGTCGATGTTCACGAACTAGCGTCCGACTTCAGCGCTGGGAGTCACGCAGGATCAGCGGGCCAATCGCGAGGGTCCGCTTCGCAGCCGTCGCGATCCGCAGGATGTACGAGGTCAGCAGGAAGAACGGAACGAGCGTGATCGTGAAGGTGATCGCGACGACCCAGAGCAGCGTCTCGATTCCAAGAACCGTCCCGGTGAACGTCGTCGCATCGACGAACGTCATCATCATCCCCGCGACCAGCAGTGCCGGAACCGCGGCGTAGAGGATGTACCGCGAGAGGTTGATCAGCTCCCACTGGAAGTACAGTGTCTTGATGTGCTCACGAGCTGGTCCGAACATCGCGAAGGAGGTTCGGAGTTCCTCGAGGGCGGCGCGTTGTTCCTCGTCGATGTCGTCCTCGTAGTCGGCCAGCAGCCGCTCGATCTGGAAAATCTTCCAGGAGTAGTTATAGTCCATCGAGGCGTGGACGACGTCGAACGTACCGAACTTCGCACCCTCGAGCTTCTCGCGGACGGTCTCGGCGTTGCCAGTGGTGCTGTCGACGAACTCGTCGACCTCGTCTCTGAGATCGTCGTTGTCCGCCGACGCCATGGTCTCGTCGAGGGTCTCGGCACGTTGCTGTGTCGCATCGATAATCTCACGGAGGAACGCTGACGGGTCCGCCGGCGCCGGCTTGTCGGTAAGTTCCTTGATGTAATCCCGGAAGTCGAGCGTCTCGCTCATTCGCGTTCGTTGCTCACCGAGCGGGCCATTTTCCTGTGAGATGATCAGCTGACTGATTGTGACGACGAGGGTGACACCGGTGATCAGCGCGCCGACCATCTGTGTGTACAACGACTCGATGATGCCCCGAGTCTCGAGCAGGTCTGAGAGCGTTGGTTCGAGGAGGCTCCCCAGCATGAATAGTCCAAAAAACGACCCCGCAAGCACGCCGGTTACGATCTGGCGGTTCGCCCCGATAAGCAGCCAGAGCTTTAACCGACTCTCGTCGGCCCGCTCGCGCATCGTGTCCCTGGTGCTGACTTTCTCATCATCTTCGCTTTCACTCATTGGTATTACCATCCGCCGGTCGCTTGAACACGAGGTACTTGGTACCGCCTCCGGTGTACTCGATCGTACTGACGAGCTCCCACCCCTCCCGCCCGTACTCGTTAAGGAGTTCCTCAGGATCGCTCGCTTCCTCCATTGTCGCCTCGCGAGGTGGCCGGACCGTCTCGTACTCCCAGACGCTCCTCCGGCTTGTCGTCATACTCGTGTATCCACAACTCCCAGAAAAAGGGTTGGCGTTGCCACTCTGGATCTGCGATTCGAGAATCTATCGGCCGGTGCGGAACACGGGACCGAACCGCAAAAGAGCGATTCTCCGCTGTCACCTATGCGAGATCGAAAACCGCTCAGTCGTCGGCAGGCGTCGGCACGTCGCGCTCAACGTCGATTTCGCCGGCGTCGAGCTTGGCCTCGACGTTACGGGCGGCCTCGACCATGTTGGCCATCTTGCCGTAGGCGACTTCGCGCGGAAGGAGCTTCACGCCACAGTCCGGCGAGACGACGAGCTGTTCCGGCGGGACGACCTCTAAGCCCTTCAGGATGTTCTGCTCGATCTGCTCGACGGACTCGACCTCGGCGACGTGGACGTCCGTGACGCCCAGCGCGAGGTCGGCGGTGAAGTCGGGATCCTTGAAGACATCGAGCTGGTCGTAGTCGCCGTTGGCGAGTTCGAGGTCGAACTCGTCGACGGGGTAGTCGAGAATCTCGGGGTAGATCCGGGAGTAGTCGCCGTAACAGACGTGGAGGCCGATGCGGACCTCCTCGGGGATGTCGGCGACGATGTGCTCTAAGGCTTCGCCGACGATCGCGTGGTCGTCGGGCGTCGTCGCGAGCGCTGGCTCGTCGATCTGGATGTAGCGTGCGCCGGCGTCAACGAGTTTCTCGATCTCCTCGTTGACGAGGTCCGCAAGCGCCAGGGTGAGCTCGTCGTCGTCCTCGTAGGCCTCGTTAAACGACCAGTTCGCGAGCGTGTAGGGACCCGTGATCGGGACCTTGACGGGGCGGTTGGTCGCGCTCGCGGTGAACTCGTACTCGTCGACAAGCCAGGAGTCGGTGTACTCGACCTCGCTCACGACGGAGGGTTTGTCGAAGTAGTTGTGCCCCCAGACTTTGACCGGGCCGTTGAACTCGTAGCCCTCGATCCGGTGGGCGAAGAACTCGACCATCTCGTTTCGGCGCATCTCGCCGTCGACGACGGCGTCCAAGCCGGCGCGCTCGTGTTCGGCCGTGATAAGGCGGGCGGCGTCGTCTTTGGCCTCCTGGTAGTCGTCCTCGTCGAAGCTGTGGTCGGGGTCCTGGTAGAGCTCCTTCGCGCGGTTGAGCCACTTGGGCTTCGGGTAGGAGCCGACGACGGTCGTCAGCAGGAAGTGGTCGGTTTCGTGATTCTCGGGTCGGAACTGGTCTTTGTTTTCGTTTGCGCTCATGCGGTGGTCACCTCGGCGTTCGCGAGCTCGGCCGCCTCGGCGAGGGCGGCGAGTTTCTCCTCGAACTTGGCGTATGGCAGGTAGAAGGTCTCGGTGTTAGTCGTCAGGTAGACCGTCTCGAACTCGGAGACGGGGGCCTTCTCTGCGACCCACTCGACGCGGTCGTGGATCGCCCCGGGATCCTCGACGAGCGTGTTCTGGCCGTCGGCCAGTCCGAGCGAGACGTCGTCGGTCGTGCCGTACTCCTGAATGTTGTAGACGTTGTCGTCCTGATTCGCGACGAAGTCGAAGCCGACCGCGTCGATATCGGCGTCGAGGAGGTGGGCGTACACTTTCTCCTCTACGGCGCCCCAGTAGGGCTGGACGACGACGTCGGCGTCCGTCGCCTGTGCAACCTGGTCGATCGCCTCGCTTGCGCGCTCGTCGAGTCCATCCTCGGGTGCGGACTCGACGAGCGAGGGCTCGAGTAAGAACAGCGTCTCGACGGCGGGGAAGGCCTCGACCTCGTCCGCGAGGAAGTCGGCGATCGCGGCGAGAAAGTCGGCCTCGTCGCCGTAGTGCTCATCGGTCGCGAGGTCGGCCAGCGAGTACGGGCCGGGGAGGACGGCCTGAAGCGCGTCGTCGTCGACGAGTTCGCCCGCAGCCTCGAGTTCGGAGGCGACGTCGCCCGAGAAGTCGAGATCGCCGGAGACGACCGGCTCTCGGTAGAAGTTGTTGTTGTCGTAGTAGCGGACGATGCCACGAGTTTCGACGGCGTCGTGGACGGCCAGCGGGTGGGCGAGCATGTCGTCCCAGCGCAGCTGTCCCTCGGCGATGCGGTCGAGTCCCGCGTCCTGCTGGACGCCGATCACTTCGCTGCGAGCCTCCTCGTAGGCGGCGGTGATCTCGTCGCCCTCATCGCCGCTGACGAGGTCGTGTTTCTGGTGGCCCTTCAGATCCGAGAGGTCGTCTTTCGCCCAGTCCGGGAGCGGAAAGAGTCCCGGCGTGGTCGAGACGTATTCGGTCATCGTAGTGGCGGCTAGGCTATGCCGACGCTTAATATTTTCCATCATGATATGCACTACGGTAATCCGGCACTCACCGCCGCAGCTCGATGACCGAAAGCGTCTCGAAGGGAAACGACTCGTCGGCGACCGCAACCGCGCTGAACCCCTCTTCGCCGGCCCGTTCCACGACGGGCTCAACACCCGTGAGGCTGCTCACCAACAGGAGGACGACGCCGTCGGGAGCGAGGACGCACCCGACGGTTTCGAGGAAGGGATCGATGACGGCCCGGCCATCTTCGCCGCCCGACAGCGCCCGCTCCATCCAGTCGTCCCACTCGTGGTCGGGATCGGTCGGCAGGTACGGCGGGTTGAACAACACGGCGTCGAACGCGCCGTCGACAAATGGGGTAAGGAGGTCCGCTCGCACGGGTTCGACGCCGTCGCGCTCGCCCGCGGTGCGGACCGCGTGCGGATTCAGATCCGAGGCGACGACGCGCGCACTCGTCTCTTCGGCGACCCGTTCAGCGACGAACCCGGACCCGGTTCCGACCTCCAGGACGAGCCCGCCGTCGAGTCGGTCGCAGGCGGCCTCGGCTAACAGCGCCGAATCCTCGGCGGGCTGGTAGACGTCGGTCTCGAGCCCTCTACGTTCGGCGAGTGAGGCGTTCGTCTCGGTCCCGTCGGAGTCGCGCTCGTCCATCTACCTGTCCTCCGGAGTGGGTGCCTGTCCCGCTCGTGAGTCGGGGTCGTTCGAATCCATCGATACTTCGGTCGGTCGGCCCCGACCGTCCGCCCCGCCATCGTCGGACTCCGGTCTGGCGCCTCCCTCCGAGATCCGGAAGCCGCCGGCTTCGGCCCGACCAGAGAGTTCGCGCTGGGGGTACGGGATTTTGATCCCCTCACCCTGGAACGTCTCCTTGATGGCGCCGACGGCAGCGGTCCTGGCTGCGGCCCGGCGCTGGGCAGTCGGCTCGTCGATCCAGAAGCGCGCGCTGAGCAGGACCGCCGAGTCGCCAAAGCCCTTCGTGACGACGGCGGGCTCGGGTGCCGACTCCGCCAGTTCGAGGTCGTTCATCGTCTCTACGAGGAGGGTAGTCGCGCGGTCGACGTCGCTACCGTAGTCGACGCCGACGTCGACTTCGATCCGCAGCCGACCGAGCCGGGAGCGGTTCGTCACCATACTGGAGGCGATGAGGTCGTTGGGAACCATGATGTACTCGCCGTCGAACGACCGTACGCGCGTGTTGAAAATCGAGATGTCGGTGACGATCCCCTCGCGCTCCTCGACGGCGATCCAGTCGCCGATTTCGAACGGGCGCGAGAACATGAGGACGAAGCCAGCGATCATCGAGCCAATCGTCTGGCGGGCTGCCATCCCGAGGGCGGCACCGAGCAGGCCGGCTCCGACCAGCAGCCCACTCAAATCGTCGACCCAGACGCCGAGAACGGCAACGAACGCGATCGACCAGATCGTCACCTGGGCGAGCCGGCGGGTGACCTCTCGCTGGTGGTCGGTGACCGCGTTCGCCGAGTTGAGGACCTCGTTGATCACGCGGCGGGCGACCCGCGAGGCGATGATCGTGCTGACGAACAAGATAATGGAGAGGACGATTCGCGCGACGTCGCCGCCACCGAGGTCGATCTCGGCGTAGAGTTCCTGGAGTTCGGCGGTCTGGCCCCAGACGCCGACGACGACTGCAGCGGTGACCACGCCGGTTGTGACGAGCAGCGAAAAGACGATTATGTCGGCATACAGTGGCCGAAGCCGCCCTTCGAGCCAGTCGCGCAGCCGCCGGTAAAAGAGGAGGGCGTAGACCAGCAGCCCGACGGCGACGACTGTCACCGCGAGTCGCTGGTTGGTCGTGGGGAACTGGTCACCCAACCAGTCAAACCCCGTGAGGACCTCGAGCATCGTCCCGCGACTCCTCGCGCCAGCTACGAGTATCCGTCGGTCGGGCAGTTTGCCAACAGGGTGACCGGTTTCTGCCGTCTGGTGACGTCTCGCCTACGACGAACTCCCGGCCCGCCTCACCGCCCGACGTCGGCCGCGATATCGGCCATCCGGGCGAACTCCGCGGGTGTGACGGCACCTGCGCGCTTGCGCAGCAGGTCCTCGTCGACGGCCTCGACGACCGCCTCGGGCTCTGCCAACTCCGAGATGTGAGCGGTGTTCCGGATCGCGTTGCGGATCGTCTTCCGACGCTGGGTAAAGAGCGCCTTCACGAACCGGAGGAAAAACGCCTCGTCGCCGACCGCGTACTCGGGCTCTCGCGGGTAGGTCCGGACGACGGCGCTCTCGACGGCCGGCGGGGGCGAAAAGGCCTCCTTCGGGATCGTCTCGACGATCTCGACATCGGCGTAGTGCTGGGTCGAGACCGAGAGCCGACCGTACTCACTGGTTCCGGGCTCGGCGACCATTCGCTCGGCGAACTCCTGCTGGAACATCAACACGAGCGGGCGTTTTTTTGGCAGGAGCCGGAACGTGATCTCGCTCGAGACGCCGTAGGGGAGGTTCGAAACCGACGCCGAGAAGTCGGGCAGGTCAATTTCGAGGGCGTCACCCTCGAGTACGGTCAGGCGCTCGGCGTCGATCTCGTCGGCGAACTCGCGGCGCAAGAATGCGCCGAGTTCGGGGTCGCGCTCGACGACAGTCACCCGATCGCCGACCGCGAGCAGGCGGTCGGTGAGCGCGCCGGTACCGCCGCCGATCTCGAGCAGGTGGGACGTGTCGGTTCCCGTAGGCGATTCCGAGGGTGGAGCGTCGTCGGCTGAGTCGGCGGCGCCGACTGGATCAGCAGCAGTAGCGGGATCGGCGGCGTCGGTCGCATCAGTGTACGACGCGTCGACGCCGTCGAGATAGGTCGGCAGCCGGTCGAGCACTCGGTCGTCGATCAGAAAGTGCTGGTCGCGGTCGGGGTTGCCGCGAACGCCGGCCCTGGCGAGGAGGCCGTCTGGATCTCTCATTTTCCGTCGATAGGCGAGGGGGTGGTGTAAACGCACCGTCTCGCCGACGGTCGGGACTGGCACCGAGAGTCGAAATCGCTGCCCGAAACGCCCTCACTCCGGCGACTGGCCGACGAACGCCTTGTACTTTAAGTCCTCGTCGCGAAGCTCCTCTAAGATACGCTCGGCGAGGATTTCGTCGGGGTCGTGCAGTCCCGAAACGCGCTCTTCTAACTCCTCGAAGCTCTCGAAGGGCTTTCGCTTTCGCTCCTCTAAGATGCCGTTACGGAGCTTCTTCCCGATCCCTGGCAAGAGATTCAGCTGGTGAAGCCGGAGCGTGATCGGCTGGGCGTCGTTGTAGAAGTCGACGAACCGCGACTCGGCTTCCTCGACGACGTCGGCGACGACGTACTCGAGCTCTGACTGGGCCCCCGAGGAGAGATCGGCGTACTCGGTGGGACGGGCGTCGGTGACGACCGTCCGCTCCTCGCGGGGCTCGATAACGACGCGGCTACCGACGGTCAGTCGTTCCTCCTCGTCGAAGGCGACCTGGTAGAGTTCGAAGTCGTCGACGGCGACCGCGTAGCCCGCGGGCGATGTGGCGTACTGCTGACGCCCGGCGCCGGAGAGACCGTGTGCAAGGTAGTCCAACACGACTGCGTCTCGAACGTCCGCGTCGTCGCTGTCGTCTTCGCTCATTGCGTCCGGATACGGCGACGGCGTACTTAAAGAATCGGCTCCATGGCCGACGAGGTGCACTCACACATGGTGTCGCAGCTCCGAACAGGGTGCCGAAGTCTCGAGATCGTGGACTCGGCTCAGACGTACTTCGCGACGACGTTCAGAATCTCGTCGAGTTCGTCGCCCGAAAGGGAGTAGCGCTGCTGGGCGAAGACCGCGCGGAGCTCGTCGCGGTTTCGCGGCAGGAGGTTCGCGATCTTGTAGGCGGTCGGCTCGTCGATCTTCTCAAGATCCTGCAGTTCGCCGACCAGTTCCTGGGCTTCCGCGGGCTCGAGAAGCGCAAACCGGTTGACGTGCTCGATCGCACGGGCCAGCTCGTACTGGA encodes:
- a CDS encoding iron-containing alcohol dehydrogenase family protein; its protein translation is MLPVPDAFEYEHRGCELVYGRGCIDGLGAVLAEHNRERALIVCGANVGANDALMNPIRDGLGERHVGTYDGTTPAKTAESAFEAIETAEHADADVLVGVGGGSSLDIARQAAAFAADDRSLADLRREAREEGTVRPPESDGSAASDDDRPDVVVIPTTFAGADVSSGGSLEVLSANESSTGQPVTISGSAMPIADFADPALFETTPTRVLAGSAMNGLDKGIETPYARNATPVSDATAIHGLRLLSEALPRVVGSDSGAEATDPGTDPAPMDRAVAGSLLVQLDRKLSVIHAFGHGFARRYDVQQGAVHAVLAPHVLRYLFSRVDASRELLAAGLGVDPGGLSEAELGEAVVDAVAELRDALGQPTRLRDLPETEREELPAVAEFIVEDYFMDNAPAGLEPTPAGIEAVLNDAW
- a CDS encoding phosphatase PAP2 family protein, producing MTGKGRDLPTPLWDPEVNRTIQESLPTVVVDAFGVLTRLGDGATLVALAVLLYWFGAERNRAQRAMVLAVAVATLALVAGMKGILEVQRPLYAAEPALPLAPAEYGGWSTPSAHAMGAAAVYGALAVVMDVGTRRQRYLGAGFLVVTVPLSRVVLGVHYIGDVVLGAALGLLLVAVALRITTDSVTPMFGLSLVIALAALTLGSQEFTEMAIGASLGGLVVWHVVKDRTANPMGASMLLLGLLVLLALALVRLLDVLIAVDGGITLAGTVTVSFVSIAQTVGYAIAFGGAIAVPFVAARLNDTEAVRQLQTALPFEGRTVDLDAVGEEPAVSNGNAGE
- a CDS encoding DUF4177 domain-containing protein, whose amino-acid sequence is MTTSRRSVWEYETVRPPREATMEEASDPEELLNEYGREGWELVSTIEYTGGGTKYLVFKRPADGNTNE
- a CDS encoding methionine synthase, producing the protein MSANENKDQFRPENHETDHFLLTTVVGSYPKPKWLNRAKELYQDPDHSFDEDDYQEAKDDAARLITAEHERAGLDAVVDGEMRRNEMVEFFAHRIEGYEFNGPVKVWGHNYFDKPSVVSEVEYTDSWLVDEYEFTASATNRPVKVPITGPYTLANWSFNEAYEDDDELTLALADLVNEEIEKLVDAGARYIQIDEPALATTPDDHAIVGEALEHIVADIPEEVRIGLHVCYGDYSRIYPEILDYPVDEFDLELANGDYDQLDVFKDPDFTADLALGVTDVHVAEVESVEQIEQNILKGLEVVPPEQLVVSPDCGVKLLPREVAYGKMANMVEAARNVEAKLDAGEIDVERDVPTPADD
- a CDS encoding 5-methyltetrahydropteroyltriglutamate--homocysteine methyltransferase, with amino-acid sequence MTEYVSTTPGLFPLPDWAKDDLSDLKGHQKHDLVSGDEGDEITAAYEEARSEVIGVQQDAGLDRIAEGQLRWDDMLAHPLAVHDAVETRGIVRYYDNNNFYREPVVSGDLDFSGDVASELEAAGELVDDDALQAVLPGPYSLADLATDEHYGDEADFLAAIADFLADEVEAFPAVETLFLLEPSLVESAPEDGLDERASEAIDQVAQATDADVVVQPYWGAVEEKVYAHLLDADIDAVGFDFVANQDDNVYNIQEYGTTDDVSLGLADGQNTLVEDPGAIHDRVEWVAEKAPVSEFETVYLTTNTETFYLPYAKFEEKLAALAEAAELANAEVTTA
- a CDS encoding class I SAM-dependent methyltransferase, giving the protein MDERDSDGTETNASLAERRGLETDVYQPAEDSALLAEAACDRLDGGLVLEVGTGSGFVAERVAEETSARVVASDLNPHAVRTAGERDGVEPVRADLLTPFVDGAFDAVLFNPPYLPTDPDHEWDDWMERALSGGEDGRAVIDPFLETVGCVLAPDGVVLLLVSSLTGVEPVVERAGEEGFSAVAVADESFPFETLSVIELRR
- a CDS encoding mechanosensitive ion channel family protein is translated as MLEVLTGFDWLGDQFPTTNQRLAVTVVAVGLLVYALLFYRRLRDWLEGRLRPLYADIIVFSLLVTTGVVTAAVVVGVWGQTAELQELYAEIDLGGGDVARIVLSIILFVSTIIASRVARRVINEVLNSANAVTDHQREVTRRLAQVTIWSIAFVAVLGVWVDDLSGLLVGAGLLGAALGMAARQTIGSMIAGFVLMFSRPFEIGDWIAVEEREGIVTDISIFNTRVRSFDGEYIMVPNDLIASSMVTNRSRLGRLRIEVDVGVDYGSDVDRATTLLVETMNDLELAESAPEPAVVTKGFGDSAVLLSARFWIDEPTAQRRAAARTAAVGAIKETFQGEGIKIPYPQRELSGRAEAGGFRISEGGARPESDDGGADGRGRPTEVSMDSNDPDSRAGQAPTPEDR
- the rsmA gene encoding 16S rRNA (adenine(1518)-N(6)/adenine(1519)-N(6))-dimethyltransferase RsmA — protein: MRDPDGLLARAGVRGNPDRDQHFLIDDRVLDRLPTYLDGVDASYTDATDAADPATAADPVGAADSADDAPPSESPTGTDTSHLLEIGGGTGALTDRLLAVGDRVTVVERDPELGAFLRREFADEIDAERLTVLEGDALEIDLPDFSASVSNLPYGVSSEITFRLLPKKRPLVLMFQQEFAERMVAEPGTSEYGRLSVSTQHYADVEIVETIPKEAFSPPPAVESAVVRTYPREPEYAVGDEAFFLRFVKALFTQRRKTIRNAIRNTAHISELAEPEAVVEAVDEDLLRKRAGAVTPAEFARMADIAADVGR
- a CDS encoding DUF655 domain-containing protein; amino-acid sequence: MSEDDSDDADVRDAVVLDYLAHGLSGAGRQQYATSPAGYAVAVDDFELYQVAFDEEERLTVGSRVVIEPREERTVVTDARPTEYADLSSGAQSELEYVVADVVEEAESRFVDFYNDAQPITLRLHQLNLLPGIGKKLRNGILEERKRKPFESFEELEERVSGLHDPDEILAERILEELRDEDLKYKAFVGQSPE
- a CDS encoding RNA polymerase Rpb4 family protein; its protein translation is MTIFKEIVDEEFLTVPEAKELLADIETERALDDERELQYELARAIEHVNRFALLEPAEAQELVGELQDLEKIDEPTAYKIANLLPRNRDELRAVFAQQRYSLSGDELDEILNVVAKYV